The Thalassotalea sp. 273M-4 genome includes a region encoding these proteins:
- the radC gene encoding RadC family protein produces the protein MLKDWPVAERPREKLLSLGSQNLSDAELLAICLHTGVKGISVVSLARQVLTSFGGLHNLCISDCEQFCQHHGLGKAQYAKLQASLELSRRYLAAQLPIGMPLTSSANTKHYLTSQLKHEPHEVFAMLLLDNQHQIIAFQKLFFGTIDAATVYPRVVVESVLKHKAAAVIFSHNHPSGIAEPSIADKQITQRLIKALALIDVRVLDHIIVAGHLTCSFAERGEL, from the coding sequence ATGTTAAAAGATTGGCCTGTGGCTGAACGCCCCCGTGAAAAATTACTTTCCTTAGGAAGTCAAAACTTAAGCGATGCCGAGCTTCTGGCAATATGCTTACATACTGGTGTTAAAGGGATTAGTGTGGTGTCCCTTGCCCGCCAAGTGTTAACGTCATTTGGGGGCTTACATAATTTGTGCATTAGTGACTGTGAACAATTTTGTCAGCATCATGGCCTAGGCAAGGCACAGTACGCCAAACTGCAAGCTAGTTTAGAGCTTTCTCGGCGCTATCTAGCCGCTCAATTGCCTATCGGAATGCCATTAACCAGCTCGGCCAATACCAAGCATTATTTGACCTCACAACTGAAACACGAACCGCATGAAGTGTTCGCCATGTTGTTGTTGGATAATCAGCACCAAATCATTGCTTTTCAGAAACTATTTTTTGGTACCATTGATGCCGCTACGGTATACCCAAGGGTTGTGGTCGAGTCGGTGCTAAAGCACAAAGCCGCCGCCGTGATTTTTTCGCATAACCACCCCAGTGGCATCGCAGAACCCAGTATCGCCGATAAACAGATCACCCAACGATTAATTAAGGCCCTAGCACTGATTGATGTACGCGTTCTTGATCATATTATTGTCGCGGGTCACTTAACCTGCAGCTTTGCCGAGCGAGGTGAATTGTAA
- a CDS encoding neutral zinc metallopeptidase, translating into MRWQGKRKSSNVDDRRGQRVAASGGLLAGVVRFVPMLIKTKVGRFVLIVGVIGYVAAHMLGFNLNLAPGLSSDQQASANAPLTAEQQQLGEFVAVILADTEDTWNRLLSQQQLSYREPVLVLFTQSVQSACGMAGAAIGPFYCPADEKVYIDLSFYQDLKNRHGAPGDFAQAYVIAHEVGHHLQKVMGTTQKVRSAQQGVGEAEANQLSVRLELQADCYAGVWGYHADNQRNMLEPGDLDEALTAAAAIGDDRLQKQARGRVTPDSFTHGTSEQRVRWFRKGFETGDFNQCNTFATERL; encoded by the coding sequence ATGCGTTGGCAAGGTAAACGAAAAAGTTCAAATGTTGATGATCGTCGTGGTCAAAGGGTTGCGGCATCTGGGGGGCTTCTCGCTGGGGTTGTTCGATTTGTTCCTATGCTAATAAAAACAAAGGTTGGTCGGTTTGTTTTAATTGTTGGGGTCATCGGTTATGTTGCCGCCCATATGTTGGGTTTTAACCTTAATCTAGCGCCTGGTTTAAGTTCTGACCAACAAGCCAGTGCCAATGCGCCTTTAACCGCAGAGCAGCAACAATTAGGCGAATTTGTTGCGGTTATTTTAGCGGATACCGAAGATACCTGGAATCGGTTGTTATCACAGCAACAGCTTAGTTATCGTGAACCGGTACTGGTGCTGTTCACTCAATCCGTGCAATCTGCTTGTGGTATGGCCGGCGCGGCTATTGGGCCATTTTACTGTCCGGCCGATGAAAAGGTATATATTGATTTATCATTTTATCAAGACTTAAAAAATCGTCATGGCGCCCCAGGTGATTTTGCCCAAGCCTATGTTATTGCCCATGAGGTTGGGCATCATTTACAAAAAGTGATGGGAACAACCCAAAAAGTACGCAGTGCGCAACAAGGCGTTGGTGAAGCAGAAGCCAATCAACTGTCGGTGCGACTTGAACTGCAAGCGGATTGTTATGCCGGCGTCTGGGGTTATCATGCTGATAATCAAAGAAACATGTTAGAACCGGGAGACTTAGATGAAGCGCTTACTGCTGCGGCAGCGATTGGTGATGACAGGCTGCAAAAACAAGCGCGGGGGCGGGTAACCCCAGACAGTTTTACCCATGGAACTTCTGAGCAAAGGGTACGTTGGTTTCGTAAAGGCTTTGAAACGGGTGACTTTAATCAGTGCAATACCTTTGCAACAGAGCGGTTGTAA
- the rpmB gene encoding 50S ribosomal protein L28, which yields MSKVCQVTGKKPMVGNNRSHALNATRRRFLPNLQTHRFWVESENRFVKLRLTPKGMRIIDKNGIDSVLADIRARGEKI from the coding sequence ATGTCTAAAGTTTGCCAAGTAACCGGCAAGAAACCGATGGTAGGTAACAACCGTTCTCACGCGTTAAATGCTACTCGTCGTCGTTTTTTACCAAACCTACAAACCCACCGTTTTTGGGTTGAAAGTGAAAACCGTTTTGTAAAATTACGCTTAACTCCGAAAGGAATGCGTATTATCGATAAGAATGGTATTGATTCTGTATTAGCAGATATCCGTGCCCGTGGCGAAAAGATCTAA
- the rpmG gene encoding 50S ribosomal protein L33 produces the protein MRDKIRLVSSAGTGHFYTTDKNKKTMPEKMEIKKFDPRVRKHVIYKEAKIK, from the coding sequence ATGCGCGATAAAATCCGTTTAGTTTCATCTGCAGGCACTGGTCATTTTTATACTACTGACAAGAATAAAAAGACTATGCCAGAAAAGATGGAAATCAAAAAGTTTGATCCACGCGTTCGTAAGCACGTGATCTACAAAGAAGCTAAAATCAAGTAA